GTCTCGCCCATCCCGAGGATCACGCCGGCACAGAGGTCCATGCCGGCGCCCTTGGCAACCTCGAGCGTCTCCACCCGATCCTCGAAGCTGTGGGTGTCGACGATCTCGGGGAAGTACCGCGGCGAGGTCTCGATGTTGTGGTTGTAGTGCTTTATCCCCTCCGCGGCGAGGATCTCCGCTTCCTCCTCGGTGAGGATTCCGAGGGAGGCGTCGACCTCGAGGTCGCACTTATCGCGGACGAGGCGGATCGCCTCGAGGACTTCCGCCCATTCGTCGGGCCGACGTTCCTTCGAGACGCCTTTCTCCGCGACGACGATGCCGAACCGCTGGGCGCCGTCGCGTTCGGCGCGCTTTGCCGCCTCGAGGATCTTCTCGGGACCGAGAAAGTCGTAGGTGTCGATGCCGGTGTCGAAGTGGACCGACTGCGCACAGAACCCGCAGTCCTCGGCGCAGTTACCCGCCTTCGCGTTGACGATCGAGCAGGCGTCGACCGTGCCGTCACCGAAGTGATCGCGCACGGTCGCGCCGGCCTCGGCCAGCGGCTCGACCGGCTGGGCGATCAGCGCCAGTCCGTCGGTGCGATCGAGCCGCTCGCCGGCCAAGACCCGCTCGAGCGCGTCGTCGACCGTTTCGTTTCCCGTCTCGTAAACCATACTAGATAGATCAGTTGACGGAAATATAACGGTTGGGGACGGTCGCGGTGCGTGGACCGTCTGAAGAGGGAGATCTTACGGCTGGCGGGTAGTCTTTTTCTGATTAGCGAATTCAATCCGTTCGTAGTGGCTATTTGTAAACCCGAACCGGCAAATCGAGCCGAAAACGGCCGTCACGCTAATGTGGTACTCCCCTAACGAATCGAGACTGAAAAAATTGCCAAACTTAATGACGTGTGATTATGTAGACCTACAGAGCGAGCCTATGAGCGAAAGTACGATCGACGAAAAATCGGGCGACGGCGGGTTCGACGCGGGGGCGAGCGCCGACGATCTGTTCGGGGCGATCGCGGACGACGAACCCGAGACGGCGGGGACGGGGGTCGATCGAGACGAGGACGCCGACGCTGCCGACGAGCGCGGCGACGACGGGATCGAAGACCGAACCGCGGCGAACGTCTTCGGGCAACTCAAAGACGACGTCGACGGCGACGAGGATACCGACGACGTCCTCGAGGGCGAGACGCCCGAGGAGATCATCGCGAGCGCGGACGAACCCGTGGAACCGGACTGGGACGTCGACGACGACCTGCTAGCCGACGAGGAAGCACTCGAGAGCCTCCTGTTGTCGGGCCGGACGAAGGGCGAGGAGTTCCTCTGGGTCGATCCGGACGGGTCCGATTCGCCAGAATCGGGTTCGGACGACGACCCGACCGACGAACTCGACGAGTCCGCCGAGGCCGACGGACGCTCCGCCGACGCGGAATCGGACGCGTCCAGCGCCAGCGAACCGTCCGCCGACGAGGCAGCGGCGCCGACCGTTGATACGTCGGATGACGAGGCCGACGGACGAGCTCAGGACGAACCCACGGAATCCGCTGCTGAACCGTTCGTCGACGAGCAGTCAGCCGACGAACCCGCTGACGACGAAGCGGACGTACCCGCGGCTGACGACGGGGAACCAACCGGTGTCGATTCCGACATCGACGACCCGGCCGACGAGACCGAAACGGCCGACGAAGAGGACGACGACACATCCGGCCTCCTCGGCTGGGTTCGGTCGAAGTTCTCGTAACGCTGCTCGAGCGCATCACTCGACCGCTATCGGAGGGGCAACGCGGTCGCTGCGTACGAGTTCTCCTGTTCTCGTTCTACGGCGCCGGATGCCACGCGAGCCCCGCCCGAACGACCGTATACGGGTTTCCGCCACACTCCGGACAGCCCGTTCCCGTCTCCGGATCGAACGGCCGCTCCGGAATCGTGTGCGCGGCGCCGCAGACGTCGCACTCGAGGTGGACCGGCACGGAGCCGGTACGGTGCGATTCGGGATGGCAATTCTGCCGGGAAGTGACGGGGTGTGAGTGACGGTGCCGAGTATCAGTGGACGACAGGACAGCGACCGGCGGGCCGCTCCTCGAGGATCGCTCGAATTCGCTCGAGCCGCAAAACAGAAGTAAAGAGACGGTACGCGGCGGGAACGTTCCGCCGCGCGATCAGGCGAGGAACTCTTCGATGTGGTCGGCGACTTCCTCCGGCGTGTCGCCGACGGGGACGCCGGCGTCGTTGAGCGCCGAAATCTTGCTCTCGGCGGTGCCGGTACCCGAGCCGGAGACGATCGCGCCGGCGTGGCCCATGCGCTTGCCCGGCGGGGCGGTCCGGCCGGCGATGAAGCCGGCGACCGGCGTGTCGACGTGCTCGTCGATGTACGCGGCGGCCTCCTCCTCGTCTTCGCCGCCGATCTCGCCGCACATGACGATGGCTTCCGTTTCGGGGTCGTTCTCGAACAGCTCGAGGGCGTCGACGAAGTCGGTGCCGATGATCGGGTCGCCGCCGATGCCGATCGCGGTGCTCTGGCCCATGCCGCGGTTCGTCAGGTTGTCGACGACCTGGTACGTGAGGGTGCCCGAGCGGGAGACCAGACCGACGTTGCCCTCGGAGAAGATGTTGCCGGGGAGGATGCCGAGTTTGGCCTCGCCGGGCGTGATGAGACCGGGACAGTTCGGGCCGATCAGGCGCGTGTCGGTCTCGGTTAGGCGCTTGTTGACTCGAGCCATGTCCTGAGTCGGGATGCCCTCCGTGATGGCAACCGCGAGGTCGAGGTCCGTATCGAGGGCCTCGAAGATGGCGTCGCCCGCGAACGCTGGCGGGACGAAGATGACCGAGGTGTCGGCATTCTCCTCTTCGACGGCCTCGTGGACCGTGTCGTAGACGGGGACGCCGTCGACTTCCTGGCCGCCCTTGCCGGGGACCGCGCCGGCGACCACGTTGGTGCCGTACTCCATCATCTGCTTGGCGTGGAACTTGCCTTCCCCGCCCGTGATGCCCTGTACCACGACGCGCGTGTCGTCGTCGACTAGTACACTCATGCTTCCACCTCGTCAGCGTATTCGACGGCACGCTGAACCGCGTCCTCGAGGGTCTGCTCGACCGTCACGAGGTCTTCGTTGAGAATCTCCATGCCTTCCTCCCAGTTGGTGCCGGCCAGGCGGACGACGACCGGCTTGGGGATTTCGTCGAACTGCTCGAGCGCCTCGTTGATCCCCCGGGCGACCTCGTCGCCGCGGGTGATCCCGCCGAAGATGTTGAAGACGACGGAGTCGACGTTGTCGTCCGAGAAGACCATGTCCAGGGCGTTGGCGATGCGCTGCGCCTTTGCGCCACCGCCGACGTCCAGGAAGTTGGCGGGCTGGCCGCCGTAGTGGTCGACGAGGTCGAGCGTGGTCATGACGAGACCGGCCCCGTTGCCGATGATGCCGACGTTCCCCTCGAGGCGGACGTAGTCGAAGTCGTACTCGTCGGCCTTCTGCTCGAGTTCGTCGCCCGAGGACGCCTCCTCTTCCATTTCGGCCAGTTCGGGCTGGCGGAAGAGCGCGTCCTCGTCGATGTTCATCACGGCGTCGGCCGCGATGACCTCGTCGTCCGAAGTAACCATCAGCGGGTTGATCTCGGCGTCGGCACCGTCGCGGCTGTCCCAGAGATCGTACAGCGTCGTGAGGACGCTCGAGACGTCGCGCGCGACGGACTGGTCGACGCCGGCGTCGTAGACGGCCTTTCGGGCCTGGTACGGATGCATGCCGAAGGAGGGGTCGATGTGTTCCCGAGCGATGGCGTCGGGATCCTCCTCGGCGACTTCCTCGATGTTAACCCCACCCTTGGTCGAGACCATGGCGACGGGCTTGCCTTCGCCGCGGTCCATCGTGATGCCGACGTAGAGCTCGTTAACGAAGTCGACCGCTTCCTCGACCAGAACCTGATCCACGCGGTAACCCTTCAGGTCCATTCCGAGGATGGACTCGGCCGCCTCGCGGGCCTCGTCCTCGTCCTCGGCGAGTTTAATACCGCCGGCCTTCCCGCGGCCGCCGACCTGTACCTGCGCCTTGACTGCGACTGGATACCCGATCTCCTCGGCCGCGGCGATAACGCCGTCGACGTCGGAGGCGAGTTGGGATGCCGGCGTCGGAATGCCGGCATCGGCGAAGACGTCCTTCGCCTGATATTCGTGAAGCTTCATAGGCATTCGAACCCGCGTTCCGACCCCGCTTAAATCCTGCCAGTTTCCACTCGCGACGGGAATCCATCGACGGGTATGGAACTCCGCCGCTCGAGCGGCTATAGAATCGAACTTATAACCCGTCATTTGTTCCGCATCTAAACCACGTGTGGGAGATACGCACACAGTCGTGGATGTTTCGGGGGTCGATACCGCGATCCCTGCGACGTTTGTCAATTTTTCTCGATCTGCGTGCGGTTCGAATTTGTCGGAGCGAGCACCGCCTCGCGTCCGCGTCGCTGCGGTCGAGCGACCGAACGCGTCGCCCCAACCGCAGCGTTTGACTCGCGCGAGTCCCAATAGCAAAGCGACGCCGGGACTGGAACCGCGACCGGGCGCGCGATTAGGACCGGTCCCAAGAACGTCACGCCGATCGAAACCACACATGGGACACCCCACCCGAGCCACGCCGGAGGTCGACCCCCGGTGACGACCCCGATTCGCACGCGCCGCGTCCGGCGGTGGGCGTCGTCGCTCGAGAGCGCCCTCCGGTTTCTGGTTCACAGCAACCTCTTCATCTCGCTGGCGACCGTCGGCGTGGCGACGACGACGATCCTCCTCGCGGACCTACCGGTCGAACCGCTCCCGATCTTCATCGTCTTCGCGGCGACGCTGTTCGTCTACACGATCAACCGGTTCCTCGACCTCGAGGAGGACGAGCAAAACGTGCCCCGGCGGGCCGCGTTCGTCAAGCGCTACGGCCGCTTCTGGCTCGCGCTCGGCAGCGGGCTCTACCTCGCGGCGATCGGGGTCGCGGTCGCGCTGGAACTGCCGGGCGCGGGATACATGCTCCTGCCGGTTGCGGTCGCCGTCCTCTACTCGCTGGCCGGGGTCAAGCGCGTGTTTCTGGTGAAAAACCTGTTCGTGGGCTTGGCGTGGGGTATCATCCCGCTCGGCGTCGGCTACTACTACGGGCAGCTCCAGTCGCTCGACATCCTGTTCGTCGCCGGCTACATCACCGCCATGATCACGATCGCGGCCGTGATCTTCGACGTCAAGGATATCGAGGGCGACCGCGAGGAAGGGATCGCGACGGTGCCGAACCGGTACGGGCCGGCGACGACCCGACGCGTCTGTCAGGCCGCAAACGTTGCGGTCGCCGCGGCGGTCGTCGCCGTCGTCGCGCTCAGTTCTCTCTCCGGCCGGTTTCTCGTCGTCCTCGCGATGAACGCCTACGTGGCCTGTTACATCCCGTTCGCGACCGAGGACCGCGGCCCGCTGTTCTACGGGTTCGTCGTCGACGGCGAACACGTCTTCCTGGCCGCGCTGGTTATCGCGCTCGAGTGGGCGGTCTGGTGACACCACGTAGCGCGGCCGCTAGACAATGGGTCGGGTTCCGGTCCGAACGAAGAGGCGCGGTTCCGGCCGAAGCGATCAGTCGCGGTCGGCCTCGCTCCAGTCGCAGTCCTGGCACTTCCATCCGGTCACGAGTTCCGTCACCGACGGCATGTACGTGACTTTGAGGACGTTGCCGCCGCAGTCCGGACACTCCCTGTCGGCCTCCTCGATCGAGTCGACCTCCATGACGGAGTCGCCCTCGACCAGTTCGGCGAGTTTTTCGGCCGTCACCATACGCCCCTGAACGACGCGATTCTCGCTCACACTCGAGGTAGCACCCTGGCCGCCCTAAGCGTTTCCGGACCGATTGCCGACAGCCGTCGCGGTTGGCGGCGAGGCGTCTATCCAGCACAGGGCTCGTCTTCCGAGTGAAATACGGCAGGGTTGCAGGCGCCAACCTGTCGTTGCGGGCACAATAGTATAGGGTCTCCCCTCCCAACGGAGCGGTATGGAGACGCGATGGGCCACCGTCGACGGTGTGCACCTGCAACTGCCCGACGACTGTACCGTCGAGCAGCTTCGAGACGAGTTGCACAAACCCGAGGACGCGGTACTGGTCGCAGTGACGGGCGATCTCGTGTCCGTCGTGCACACCGACGATCGAGCCCTCTCCGAGATGGTCGCCGGCTGTGCGGACACCTACTACTTCAGACGGCCGTCCGACGACGATCGAAACGAAATCCTCGGTGCGCCGGAGATCGAGCGCGCGCTTGCGGATCCGACGGACGACGAGACGACCTTCCCACGGCCGGGTATCGACCACTAAGGATTGTTTTCCGTCCCGCAGCAGTTCGATCTCACGGACCGCCGATACGGACCGACGTTTCTCGAGTCGCGCGAACGCGGCGACGAGCGGTTACGTTCGCTCGATCCGCAGTTCCGGATCGTCGTCGAACGTGATCGTAATATCGTAGCCGGCGTACGGAAACTCGACGCGACCCGACCGCGAGACGCCGGATTCGGTAGCCGAGAAGACGGTCAGCAGGGCGTCGGGATCGACCGCGTTGAACAGCGGCGGGAGCTCCGTCGGATCCGTACCGTCGATCGCCGCGACCTCGGTCACGATCCGTTCGTAGACCCGGTCCGGCTCCGTCTCGAGTGTCCGTGCCATTGCTACGTAGGGCCACATTCGGCCGTTAATAACTTTCGGAACGAACGCGGGTATTAGTAAGCCGAACGAGCGGTGAAAGACGGCGAACGTAGTTTTCTATGACGGAACGACAGGGAACAATAGACAGAATGATCGGCTGCAGGTTGAAGAAGACGTATGTCTAATTCCCTCCCGATATATCGTTCTCAGATTGATCTGAGTGGACGTCGGTCGGAGAAAGTTTGAAGGTATCCGAACCCATTGAATGAGGTACGATAACATGGGACAGAAAGTTACGATCGAACGGATCGAGGAGGTACCCGCGGAATCGCGGGTCTGCCACTACGACGAACTCGGCGAAGCGGCGAAGGCGACGCTTCCAGCGCTCACAAACGACGGTCCCGTAGCAGTGGACGGGTCGGTTGCAGCGGGCTTC
The DNA window shown above is from Halopiger xanaduensis SH-6 and carries:
- the bioB gene encoding biotin synthase BioB yields the protein MVYETGNETVDDALERVLAGERLDRTDGLALIAQPVEPLAEAGATVRDHFGDGTVDACSIVNAKAGNCAEDCGFCAQSVHFDTGIDTYDFLGPEKILEAAKRAERDGAQRFGIVVAEKGVSKERRPDEWAEVLEAIRLVRDKCDLEVDASLGILTEEEAEILAAEGIKHYNHNIETSPRYFPEIVDTHSFEDRVETLEVAKGAGMDLCAGVILGMGETPTDRVEAAIALQDIGVSSLPVNVLNPVPGTPLAERGVEITTEEIVKTIAVYRLLHPEARVRLTGGREANLAPDEQHLPLEAGADGLLTGDYLTTEGQSPADDLKIIERAGLEPNRETNAFDPEAVTARRGDAGASTSEATRTDAEPNTD
- the sucD gene encoding succinate--CoA ligase subunit alpha — its product is MSVLVDDDTRVVVQGITGGEGKFHAKQMMEYGTNVVAGAVPGKGGQEVDGVPVYDTVHEAVEEENADTSVIFVPPAFAGDAIFEALDTDLDLAVAITEGIPTQDMARVNKRLTETDTRLIGPNCPGLITPGEAKLGILPGNIFSEGNVGLVSRSGTLTYQVVDNLTNRGMGQSTAIGIGGDPIIGTDFVDALELFENDPETEAIVMCGEIGGEDEEEAAAYIDEHVDTPVAGFIAGRTAPPGKRMGHAGAIVSGSGTGTAESKISALNDAGVPVGDTPEEVADHIEEFLA
- the sucC gene encoding ADP-forming succinate--CoA ligase subunit beta codes for the protein MKLHEYQAKDVFADAGIPTPASQLASDVDGVIAAAEEIGYPVAVKAQVQVGGRGKAGGIKLAEDEDEAREAAESILGMDLKGYRVDQVLVEEAVDFVNELYVGITMDRGEGKPVAMVSTKGGVNIEEVAEEDPDAIAREHIDPSFGMHPYQARKAVYDAGVDQSVARDVSSVLTTLYDLWDSRDGADAEINPLMVTSDDEVIAADAVMNIDEDALFRQPELAEMEEEASSGDELEQKADEYDFDYVRLEGNVGIIGNGAGLVMTTLDLVDHYGGQPANFLDVGGGAKAQRIANALDMVFSDDNVDSVVFNIFGGITRGDEVARGINEALEQFDEIPKPVVVRLAGTNWEEGMEILNEDLVTVEQTLEDAVQRAVEYADEVEA
- a CDS encoding UbiA family prenyltransferase → MTTPIRTRRVRRWASSLESALRFLVHSNLFISLATVGVATTTILLADLPVEPLPIFIVFAATLFVYTINRFLDLEEDEQNVPRRAAFVKRYGRFWLALGSGLYLAAIGVAVALELPGAGYMLLPVAVAVLYSLAGVKRVFLVKNLFVGLAWGIIPLGVGYYYGQLQSLDILFVAGYITAMITIAAVIFDVKDIEGDREEGIATVPNRYGPATTRRVCQAANVAVAAAVVAVVALSSLSGRFLVVLAMNAYVACYIPFATEDRGPLFYGFVVDGEHVFLAALVIALEWAVW
- a CDS encoding DUF5795 family protein, whose amino-acid sequence is MSENRVVQGRMVTAEKLAELVEGDSVMEVDSIEEADRECPDCGGNVLKVTYMPSVTELVTGWKCQDCDWSEADRD
- a CDS encoding HalOD1 output domain-containing protein — translated: MARTLETEPDRVYERIVTEVAAIDGTDPTELPPLFNAVDPDALLTVFSATESGVSRSGRVEFPYAGYDITITFDDDPELRIERT